AAACAAAGTAGAATGGGACAAAACTTATAGTAGAGGTTCTAATTATGTGAAAACAGTCTATCGAGAAAACAAGGGAGATACGGGAGATATTAATATGTTATTAATACATATGTTAAAGGCTGCAGGAATTAGAGCAAACCCAATTGCGGTGGCTACTAAAAGAAAGGGCTGGGTGAAATACCCAAATTTTAATGCCTTTAATACCGTTTTGTGTGTGGTTGATGTAGACAAAACGCGATACATTTTAGATGCCTCTCAAAGAAAAGCTGGCTTTGGTCAACTACCGCTACGTTATATTAATGGAGTAGGGCTTCTTGTAGATACAGATACAGGAGAATTTGCCCTGCAAGAGGTTGAAATACAAAAGCCGAGTAAAAATACCCTACTCGTTACTGCAGCAATTGCAGAAGACCAGATTTCTATGAAAGGAACTGTGAAGAAGCAAATAACAAATTATTATGCTCTTAATCATAGAGAATACTATTCAGATTTAGGTGTAGAAACGTATGAGGAGGCGCTCAATAATAAAGACTTGCTGAGTGTAGAAAATGTAGTTAAGAAGGATGTGGAGAATCCCGAGAAGCCTATTGCTATCTCATACAACTTCACCTATAACGACTACATAGAAGAAATAGGTGACAATCTTTATTTTGAACCGCTGCTTTTCTTGGGTGTTGAAGAAAATATTTTTAATGAAGAAGATAGGTTGTACCCAATAGACTTAGAGCATCCTTATGCTGAAAATTATATTATTACATTTGACATTCCTGAAGGATATCAAATAGAGAGTGTTCCCGACCCACGTATAATTAAACTAGAACACGATGTTGGGTTCTTGAAATTTAACATTCAAGATCGTGGCTCACAAATACAGGTGTTGTTTAACCTCGATATCAAGGAACATTTAATACCTGCAGACTTCTATCCAGCGCTTCAAGCCCTGTATGGGGAGTATGTTACCATCTCAAAATCTAAAATCGTATTATCAAAAATATAATAACCATCACTATGAAATTTAATTACACCCTCTTCTGCTTACTATTTGTTTCAACAGTAGTTCAGGCGCAAAATTTTAAATACGGAAAAGTCTCCAAAGCCGAATTAGCCGAGAAATCGAATGCCTCATATCCCGAGGCAGACGCTACTGTGTTGTACCGAGAGTATAATGTAGAATTTTTTTACAAGCAGGATGAAGGTTTTTCTCAAAAACGCACCGTTCATGAGCGTATTAAAATTTATACTAAGGAAGGTGCAGAATGGGCAAATCAAACTGTTGTAACCTATGATAATGGCGGAACCAGAGAAACATTCGATTTAAAAGGGGTAACGTACAACCTTGAAGGCGGAAGCATAAAAAAACAAAAACTTCAAAAAAGTGGAATCTTTGAAGAACGCAGAAACAAATACCGTAAAAACAATAAGTTTACCATGCCAGATATACGTCCAGGAAGCGTTATTGAATATGAGTACGTTATAGAATCTCCGTTTAGAAGTATTAACGATATCGACCTACAATACACTATCCCAATTAATAAAGAAGTGGTAGAACTGAAGGTGCCAGAATTTTATGTCTATAACATACAGTCTAACCCAAAAGCTACGGTTGCTTATAATTTTGAAACCGATTCTAAAACAATTGAGTTAAACTTTAAAGCTAGAAGCGGCGTTGGTTCAGCAAATTACGGAAGCTACAACTCAAATAATAGTGCCACAGAAGCAGGAACTAGAACGTATAAGGAAATTAAATACTCATTAGACGAGAGCAATATACCACCGCTA
This Rasiella rasia DNA region includes the following protein-coding sequences:
- a CDS encoding transglutaminase domain-containing protein; its protein translation is MKITTAVTLIFITFFQISLSQERKFGDVTISELETTKDDFFEDASAVILYRNINFEYGKALEVHERIKIYNSEGFEHSNWTISFDGIRGLKAATYNLENGKIKVTKVTKDGIFKEEVSEDTEISKLTFPNIKEGSIIELKYRVTFIGFSTLYTQMGIPIKYEHISVSNGYYGNLSVRQNQYVELPIKRVKSAQTDIFIGENVPGLKKEKFVGNIDNHRGSIHMERHSVAYQQTWTNVAKKYYNIEWFGAQLRNGDALYKKDLELLLAGETDTLKMVKKIERFVKNKVEWDKTYSRGSNYVKTVYRENKGDTGDINMLLIHMLKAAGIRANPIAVATKRKGWVKYPNFNAFNTVLCVVDVDKTRYILDASQRKAGFGQLPLRYINGVGLLVDTDTGEFALQEVEIQKPSKNTLLVTAAIAEDQISMKGTVKKQITNYYALNHREYYSDLGVETYEEALNNKDLLSVENVVKKDVENPEKPIAISYNFTYNDYIEEIGDNLYFEPLLFLGVEENIFNEEDRLYPIDLEHPYAENYIITFDIPEGYQIESVPDPRIIKLEHDVGFLKFNIQDRGSQIQVLFNLDIKEHLIPADFYPALQALYGEYVTISKSKIVLSKI